Genomic segment of Triticum aestivum cultivar Chinese Spring chromosome 6A, IWGSC CS RefSeq v2.1, whole genome shotgun sequence:
GTGTCGATGATGATCTTGCGGCCGGTGAGACCGGCGTCACCGTGAGGGCCGCCGATGACGAAGCGGCCAGACGGGTTCAGGTGGAAGATGGTGTTCTCATCGAGGTACTTCGCGGGGATCACCGGCTTGATGACATGCTCCTTGAGGTCCGCGGCAATCTCGTCGTTGGTGACGGTCTCGTCGTGCTGGGTGGAGATGAGGACGGTGTGCACACGAACAGGTACCATGGCACCATCCTCGTTTAGGTACTCGACAGTGACCTGGGTCTTTCCGTCAGGCCTAACCCAGGCGCAGGTGCCATTCTTGCGGACCTCGGTGAGGCGAGCTCCGAGCTTGGTGGCAAGCACGTGGCTGAGGGGCATCAGCTCAGGGGTCTCGTCGGTGGCATAGCCGAACATGATGCCCTGGTCACCGGCGCCGACCTCTTCGGGACGCTTGGTGAAGTGTCCGTGAACACCCTGGGCAATGTCAGGGGACTGCTGCTCGATGTTGACGAGCACCTTGCAACGGTCGGCGTCGAGACCAACATCATCAGAGATGAAGCCGATGTTGCGGCAGGTGTCGCGCACGATCTTCTCGTAGTCGACGGTGGCCTTAGTGGTGATCTCGCCCAAGACCATGACCATGTTGGTCTTGGTGACAGTCTCGCAGGCAACCTTGCTGTCGGCATCCTGCGCCAAGCAGGCATCCAAGACGGCGTCGGAGACCTGGTCACAGAGCTTGTCGGGATGGCCCTCATTCACAGACTCGGACGTGAAGAGGAACGTCTCGGCCGCCATTCCTTTAGTGCTAGCGGTGCCCTGCAAATAGAAGAAATTCCGACAATTAGAATGAAACTCCAACGAGAAATTACCCCGTGTATTTTTCCATTAGTCAGAAAAGGCGACTAAAATCACGGTACTGTCCCAAGTACAGAGAATATAGACGCTCTGATGACCAATATACAGCAGCACACGCCTCACAGCCTGGAAATAAGCCAGAGCAGCAAAAAGCACCCCAAAACAAGAAAAATAACAAATATGTCCCGGAGGGGGTTGATTGGTCAACCATCCTGCATCTGCCGCCGTCTAAGCCGCCATCGGAGGAAGGAGCGGCGAGAGCTTCGGGCCGAAGACCCGCCGCCCGCGGGCGGCGGGACACATCTCACTGTGGCACATCGTCTGGGGGCCACCCCCTGCCCAACGAGCCTCAGATCCGAAGTCCCCGGTCGACCACGTCGAGGAGAAACACCGGAGCCGCCTGCCGACGACTAATCAACCCTGCGCCAGAACAGAAGCCGCCACCGCCGTCTCCATCAGAAGCAGCACCAGCCGGCGACTCCCCGTACACATCCACCCGGCCACACAGGAACCCAAGAGCCAACAGCCGCCGTGAGGACCACGCAGCCGGAGGAACAAAAATCCATAGCGAAGTCGAGTACGCCCGGATCCGGATACACCAAGCTCGCCGCTCCGACGAGGAGCCGCGGCACACTTGTTGGACGTAGCGCCGCCGGCTTGACAGCGCGACCCACACACCTACTCCTACTCTCTACACACCGGCGCAGAGGACCCGGGGTTCCTCCCCCCTCCCACCGTCGCCGGAGCGACAAGCGGGGGAGAGAtgatccggggcctcgccgtcggcGAACGAGGAAGACGGGGTCACCCCCTTTCGCCTCTCTTGGGGACTGTCGCCGATGACAGACTAATATTCTCCATGTTCAGGACGTGCTACTGCCAACTCATAACGAACTAGCCATGTTCTTCGCATCACGAGAAATCTAGTACTAGTAATTACGCCACCCACGTATGATGAAGAAAAACGATGGATTAAACATGGAAGATCGAAACATGAACAGGGCGTGGGGCAGGGAGGCCAACCTTGCGCTGCTTCTACTGCTCGATCGGGAGGCCGAGGAACCGAAGGAGGGAGGGAAGAGGCGGAATGTATGCACGGCGTTGTACCAAGATCCCGGCTGCGCCTTATATAGCGGCGGAGGCCGGTGCGAGGTCGTGCGTGTGGCTGGTGGGAGCGTCGGACTGCACAACCTGTGCTGTGGTCGTTGGTGAAGCACTTCACCTCACCAACCCCATTATTTGGCGGTGGGTCAGATCACCTACCACCCGGTTTATTTTCTTTCCACTTGActaagtttttttcttttttttttctttgagggGTCTCCACTTGCCGAAGTGAGCTGCGTAATAATCTCCACTTGCTTAAGTGAGCTGCATAATAATCTACACACCATGCGGTAGGCGTGGTGGTCAATTTCACGTTGCTTTGACGGAGGCATGGATAGCGCAGCCCATGGAATACGATCGGATAGTGCGTTTGGTTGCAGCGGTGGGCAGAGCCGCACAGATGGCCTGAGTCAAAGAAAAAAAAAATAAGCTTTGATTATTAGGGCATTGTCAACAGCGgacaaatttgacaattttgacctcgagACGAAATCatatcacagaatgaactgcccgtgaaactatttcacacggctgacctttttgtgtggcgCTGCACCGTAGCCTGcgccctacggtgcagcgcctagcgcttGGGCGTTGCACGTCAGTCCACCGTGGCAACCCCTGTGCCCGCACCCAtcagtgcaacgcctccgagctagacgccacacatgtaatgtgcagcgcctccgagttaggcgccacacatgtaatgtgccgCGCCTAGCGCtcgggcgctgcactgtgacttatccagccgcggcggccctctcctccccgacCCACCCCATTGCACCACCGATTACAGAAACAGAAGAAGCCGCGGCGGCGGCCCTatcctctccccctctcaatcaCCTCTCCCAAAATCTTCAGATCTGACGATTTGGTCTGTGGATTCCTTCACCAACccatcctagaaggtactctcctctgatccccttctttctatccatataatgtatgctactccctctgtaaactaatataagagtgtttagatcactattttagtattctaaacgctcttatattagtttacggatgGAGTATTTTGAAGATTTCGGGGAACCCTTGTTTGCTTGATTAGATTAGAGTGTTGCATGTATTAGATACCTAATTTTGCAACCCTAGTTGAGTTGATATTATTGAAAAGATATATGGTTTGGAtacataggttgacatgttatttctatggaAAAGATATTTGTATTGAATCTTGCATGAAGTAGacctagtttagtttatttgtgtTGAAATTATATTCgtattgacaagaatgctttgAATACATATGCTTTGAATTTTGCATATAGTAGGCGTACTTTAGTTTATTTGTATtcaaaagataatcgtgttgacatGAAAACTTTGTTtcaaattgttaggatggtttggcttctcgatgattactgggacaaacaacaccggtcgtacactatgtcggtggagcagcgggtaataatGAAAGTGGCCGGTGCTATGAATTTCGTGtttatttcaaacacaaatgccccatatgtaattttatgatttgtttgtttgtaggagcttgcacctctgaagcttcggtctcacggggTCAATCTTGggggatgcgctatgatgagcgatacacaccgtatgtaagggagaCAAGACTTCTCCCTTCCATTCAATTGGTCAGCCAGTCGACGCCACCCCACAATGCTGCAGCAATCACCGCACTTATTGatcgttggaggccggagacacacaatttccatcttcggaccggggagatgaccgtgacgctctaggatattgctatgatcaccggtcttcctatcaaggggaatcctctatgtatgaacaccgattctgatgggtggcgtgcgcagatgcatgcccttatcggtatggttcctctggagcctcgggaaccagaagtagaagacaagaagaaggaaagagtcacGGCCGGTGCTTCTTTTGGCTGAATTGCATGGAACTTTGGTACTTGCCCCGAGGAAGCAAATGAGGATGAGGTCAAGACATATGCTTGTGTCTACATGTggtatgttatatccaggactatgtttgctgatggcataggcaagaatgctccatggatgtggctgaaggcgttgaccgtcttcgatagcaaatggagttggggttcggcgacactggcttacttgtatagacaggtatgaagttgtttctttttcacttcattgctacattatcaatgcgatcttgctgttaattcaaccatgttcttttttatgtgcagttggacgaagcctgttgtaggccatctggaggtattggtggttgtatgctcgcactttccatatggagctgggagcgtttgccggttggacgaccgaagaccgtgaagtacgaggattgggacggCAAAGACGACCCaactacggctccccacttgggcttataagtggggatgtgttaaatgagacaaaggatgatccctcggtcatgtacaagttgtacaagagcgagctggGCGCGATCACGCCAAAGCAGGTGACTCGACATTGCATAAGTGATTGTCATGCTTCTATCAtaactcgatatcaattttgcattaTATCCCATTTTGCAGGTGCAATGGGAGCCGCatggaaaaggagagagttttggtaaccctatagCGTTCAGGCTTAAtccgatgtgcactagggatagggatctctggcatatacgatgcccactcatatgcaactgggcggttgagcttcacctaccacatcgggtgttccgctagtttggtttgttccagccacacccgTCGGAGTGGGAGGACACAGACAAGTTGCTACACGtgtaagatataattaaccttgagcacttagcagcttctcggCGGTTTCGATGGTGCTAATATTCTttttctaacttgcaggttggataggaaaagGCAGCGGAAGATCCAAGATTGGGCCAAGcatcacaggaagtatgtcgtGCAGTTCACGCTTCGTGTGGAGCAAGCTAAGGCGGGAAAACGAGCCCAacttcgtgagcactgcccgatcgcgttcaacaactatctcacatggtttcttgcaagtaccagtgtggaggtatgcaagccggcATATTCCGAGGAGATTTTGGAAGATCCCACCGTATTCAATGAGCTAACCCAACACAAGTACAAtgcattagtcaggaaaggcaactcagtcccctcagctccaatgatgaactttgtggtatttGCCCTTTTTCTTTTCCATTCGCACTACTCACATCTTCGGTTGCCTAACATGTTAATGccgtttctgttcatagcgtgcctagatcaagaaagcagctgatgagaccgagactattctggg
This window contains:
- the LOC123127933 gene encoding S-adenosylmethionine synthase 3 gives rise to the protein MAAETFLFTSESVNEGHPDKLCDQVSDAVLDACLAQDADSKVACETVTKTNMVMVLGEITTKATVDYEKIVRDTCRNIGFISDDVGLDADRCKVLVNIEQQSPDIAQGVHGHFTKRPEEVGAGDQGIMFGYATDETPELMPLSHVLATKLGARLTEVRKNGTCAWVRPDGKTQVTVEYLNEDGAMVPVRVHTVLISTQHDETVTNDEIAADLKEHVIKPVIPAKYLDENTIFHLNPSGRFVIGGPHGDAGLTGRKIIIDTYGGWGAHGGGAFSGKDPTKVDRSGAYIARQAAKSIIASGLARRCIVQISYAIGVPEPLSVFVDSYGTGKIPDREILKLVKENFDFRPGMISINLDLKKGGNRFIKTAAYGHFGRDDADFTWEVVKPLKFDKASA